From Streptomyces sp. NBC_00289, the proteins below share one genomic window:
- a CDS encoding reverse transcriptase domain-containing protein, with product MRVAANQGREWVFEADIRDCFGTIGHDALTAQLERRVADRSMLKLIRAWLRMGVLEGGVTSPTGAGTPQGSPISPLLANIALHVLDEAWQERGGRLGTLVRYCDDFVVLSPTRQRAEQARELAAEVLGELGMRLHPEKSGIVCLTRGGQGFEFLGFHHRKMESWKWRGKFYLQRWPSVRALGVLRDKIRAATSRSRTERSVAAVVADLNPVLRGWTGYFRNGHSSRKFNAVDRYLHERLAIFASRKHGLKGRNWATRYNGEWLTRLGVFRLSGNVHWVTAHASR from the coding sequence GTGCGCGTTGCGGCGAACCAAGGTCGGGAGTGGGTGTTCGAGGCCGATATCCGGGACTGTTTCGGGACGATTGGGCACGACGCCCTGACCGCTCAGCTTGAGCGGCGGGTGGCGGACCGGTCGATGTTGAAGCTGATCCGGGCGTGGCTGCGGATGGGAGTGCTGGAGGGTGGGGTGACGTCCCCGACCGGGGCGGGAACCCCACAGGGCTCACCGATTTCCCCGTTGCTCGCCAATATCGCCCTGCACGTCCTCGACGAGGCGTGGCAGGAGCGAGGCGGGCGGCTGGGGACGCTGGTGCGCTACTGCGATGACTTCGTGGTCCTGTCGCCGACCAGGCAGCGGGCCGAACAGGCACGTGAACTGGCGGCGGAGGTGCTGGGCGAGCTCGGGATGCGGTTGCATCCGGAGAAGTCCGGCATCGTCTGCCTCACCCGGGGCGGACAGGGCTTTGAGTTCCTCGGCTTCCACCACCGCAAGATGGAGTCGTGGAAGTGGCGTGGCAAGTTCTACTTGCAGCGCTGGCCGTCAGTGCGGGCGTTGGGGGTGTTGCGGGACAAGATCCGCGCGGCGACTTCCCGGTCCCGGACCGAGCGGTCGGTGGCTGCCGTGGTGGCCGATCTCAACCCCGTGCTGCGGGGATGGACCGGGTACTTCCGTAACGGGCATTCCAGTCGGAAGTTCAACGCGGTGGACCGCTATCTCCACGAGCGGCTGGCGATCTTCGCCAGCCGCAAACACGGCCTGAAGGGCCGCAACTGGGCCACCCGCTACAACGGGGAATGGCTTACGCGACTCGGGGTCTTCCGCCTCAGCGGGAACGTGCACTGGGTGACGGCGCATGCCAGCCGGTGA
- a CDS encoding IS3 family transposase (programmed frameshift) — protein sequence MAPPSKYSPEFREEAVQIALRSSKTISEVARELELNSETLRGWVKKHQKQQEPDPDAELTVNERVRLKELERRNRELEMENSFLKKCAGVLREGSPVASKYEFIDEMRLDTAECAYSVEFMCGRLGVSRSGYYDWRSRPESATAQRREELKLLIKKAFDISDSTYGHRRIQAQLHRWGISVGLELVRRLMRELGLESCQPQPKRFNLTKAAAGQVPDLVGRNFTADAPGEKLVGDITYIGTGEGWLYLATVIDCCTKEVIGYAMDDHYQTPLISKAIRNAARNRNLSADAIFHSDRGSNYMSAEFGRTLDRFGLRRSAGRTGICFDNAMAESFFGALKNERVSRVTYLTREVARQDITRYIEFWYNRKRLHSAVGYRPPREVHAEYEKLRIAA from the exons GTGGCGCCACCCAGTAAGTACTCGCCGGAGTTCCGTGAGGAAGCAGTCCAGATCGCGTTGAGGTCAAGCAAGACGATCTCCGAAGTTGCCCGGGAGCTTGAGCTGAACTCGGAGACGCTACGCGGCTGGGTGAAGAAGCACCAGAAGCAGCAGGAGCCGGATCCCGATGCAGAATTGACGGTGAACGAGCGGGTACGCCTGAAGGAACTCGAACGGCGGAACCGTGAGCTGGAGATGGAAAACTCCTTCCTGAAAAAATGCGCGG GCGTACTTCGCGAAGGATCCCCGGTAGCAAGCAAGTACGAGTTCATCGATGAGATGCGGCTCGACACTGCGGAGTGCGCATACAGCGTCGAGTTCATGTGCGGCAGACTCGGCGTCTCCAGATCCGGCTACTACGACTGGCGATCCCGCCCGGAATCCGCGACGGCACAGCGGCGCGAGGAACTGAAATTGCTCATCAAGAAAGCCTTCGACATTTCCGACAGCACCTACGGCCACCGTCGCATCCAAGCCCAGCTGCACCGCTGGGGCATCAGCGTCGGCCTGGAACTGGTCCGCCGCCTGATGCGCGAGCTGGGACTTGAGTCCTGCCAGCCACAGCCGAAGAGGTTCAACCTCACCAAGGCCGCGGCCGGCCAAGTGCCGGACCTCGTCGGCCGCAACTTCACCGCGGACGCACCCGGCGAAAAGCTCGTCGGTGACATTACTTATATCGGGACCGGGGAAGGCTGGCTGTACCTCGCGACGGTAATCGACTGCTGCACGAAGGAAGTCATCGGTTACGCGATGGACGACCACTACCAAACCCCACTGATATCCAAGGCGATCCGTAACGCGGCACGGAACAGGAACCTCTCGGCCGACGCGATATTTCACTCGGATCGCGGAAGTAACTACATGTCAGCCGAGTTCGGGAGGACGCTGGACCGGTTCGGGCTCCGCAGATCTGCCGGCCGCACCGGGATCTGTTTCGACAACGCCATGGCCGAATCATTCTTCGGCGCCCTGAAGAACGAGCGCGTATCAAGGGTGACTTACCTGACCCGCGAGGTCGCCCGGCAGGACATCACTCGCTACATCGAATTCTGGTACAATCGCAAACGCCTCCACTCGGCGGTGGGGTACCGCCCTCCACGCGAAGTCCATGCCGAGTACGAGAAGTTGCGAATCGCCGCGTGA
- a CDS encoding recombinase family protein translates to MIVNGTSKITASHRSRTAAVYLRQSTLIQVRDNTESTLRQYALGDEAVRLGWDREDVLVIDADLGLSGKFGQVREGFCDLVAKVCLGEVGAVFGLEVSRLARSSADFARLLELARLTDVLLIDDDGVYDLTNFNDRLLLGLKGSKSEAELHILSSRLQGAKRAAAERGDLRFPLPVGYVYDDEGECVIDPDMEVQAAIRDVFAAFAAGGSAYQVVAAFAGRRFPLRAYGGAWAGQLRWGKLTHARALGVLSNPCYAGTYVYGRNITRRRVLPDGSVRTSLTRVPREKWPVVLHDHHEGYWTWADFVAAEAKLKANCTHDGARPAREGLALCQGIMFCGSCGRPMTTRYHHDGQAVYGCSLSRADHEATATCRSIRADIVDDAVVAKLLATLGPGQIELALAAADEVAGRHTRSHRAAELAMERAQYDADRAERTFTAVDPENRMVARTLEARWEARLAALDQAQAALNTAREAKPALPDRSALQALAADLPGLWHASETSDRDRKRLLRTLISDVTLLPESDRARARVGVRWHAGATDELALTRPRLSADIRRTPAASRELIAALRPSHTDEQVVAALADAQLTTGTGRPYDVAAVKWVGYTYKIPAQVPFRDGEICVNQAAQILGITADAVYYWLTHGRLHARKDDGGRWCIPWNDQVEAACRRQIDTSGHLPPRPTTPPLTLPGEVSVQHGAALLGVVEHALYYWIRCGRLRARKDVGGRWCIPWNDQVEAACRDWITHPEQFIPTGRRPLPAEAARADEISIPEAAARLGVLDAAVRYQVRVGRLPAHRTPSGRIAIPWNDQVEVTLRADLDRPKHPGPTGPGSHPLPDTATARGELNVQQVAARLGVRAGAVYYWIARDSLDAHRAADGRLSIPWTSDNEAVCRQLAAQTMKSAPTTRTLTAGGAV, encoded by the coding sequence GTGATCGTCAACGGGACCTCGAAAATCACCGCGTCCCACCGCTCGCGGACGGCGGCGGTCTATCTGCGGCAGAGCACGTTGATCCAGGTGAGGGACAACACCGAGTCCACGCTGCGGCAGTACGCGCTGGGCGACGAGGCGGTCCGGCTGGGCTGGGACCGCGAGGACGTCCTGGTCATCGACGCGGACCTGGGACTGTCGGGCAAGTTCGGGCAGGTCCGCGAGGGCTTTTGCGACCTGGTCGCCAAGGTCTGCCTGGGCGAGGTCGGGGCGGTCTTCGGCCTGGAGGTCTCCAGGCTCGCGCGCTCTTCCGCCGACTTCGCCCGGCTGCTGGAACTCGCGCGGCTGACGGACGTGCTGCTGATCGACGACGACGGGGTCTACGACCTGACCAACTTCAACGACCGGCTGCTGCTCGGCTTGAAAGGCAGCAAGAGCGAAGCCGAGCTGCACATCCTGTCGAGTCGGCTGCAAGGAGCGAAGCGGGCCGCTGCCGAGCGCGGCGACCTGCGCTTCCCGCTGCCGGTGGGCTACGTCTACGACGACGAGGGCGAATGCGTGATCGACCCGGATATGGAGGTGCAGGCCGCGATCCGTGACGTCTTCGCCGCGTTCGCGGCCGGCGGCTCGGCCTACCAGGTCGTCGCGGCGTTCGCCGGCCGACGCTTCCCGCTGCGCGCCTACGGAGGAGCGTGGGCAGGTCAGTTGCGGTGGGGCAAACTCACCCACGCCAGGGCACTGGGGGTTTTGAGTAACCCCTGTTACGCGGGCACCTACGTCTACGGCCGTAACATCACCCGGCGCCGGGTCCTACCGGACGGCAGCGTGCGTACCAGTCTGACGCGGGTGCCCCGGGAGAAGTGGCCGGTGGTCCTGCACGATCACCACGAGGGCTACTGGACCTGGGCGGACTTCGTGGCGGCCGAGGCGAAGCTGAAGGCGAACTGCACCCACGACGGAGCCAGGCCGGCGCGGGAGGGCCTGGCCCTGTGCCAGGGGATCATGTTCTGCGGATCGTGCGGGCGCCCGATGACCACCCGCTATCACCACGACGGCCAGGCCGTCTACGGGTGCTCGCTGTCGCGGGCCGACCACGAGGCCACTGCGACCTGCCGCTCGATCCGCGCCGACATCGTGGACGACGCCGTGGTCGCCAAGCTCCTGGCCACCCTCGGCCCCGGGCAGATCGAGCTGGCCCTGGCCGCCGCCGACGAGGTCGCCGGCCGTCACACCCGCTCGCACCGCGCCGCCGAACTGGCGATGGAGCGAGCCCAGTACGACGCGGATCGCGCCGAGCGGACGTTCACCGCCGTCGATCCGGAGAACCGCATGGTCGCCCGCACCCTGGAGGCCCGCTGGGAGGCCAGACTTGCCGCACTCGACCAGGCCCAGGCCGCCCTGAACACCGCCCGCGAGGCCAAGCCGGCCCTGCCGGACCGCTCCGCACTGCAGGCCCTGGCCGCCGACCTGCCCGGATTGTGGCACGCCTCCGAGACCAGCGACCGCGACCGCAAACGCCTGCTGCGGACGCTGATCTCGGATGTGACCCTGCTGCCCGAGTCCGACCGGGCCCGCGCCCGGGTCGGGGTGCGCTGGCACGCCGGCGCCACCGACGAACTCGCCCTGACCCGCCCCCGGCTCTCGGCCGATATCCGGCGGACCCCAGCGGCGTCGCGGGAGTTGATCGCGGCCCTGCGTCCGAGCCATACCGACGAACAGGTCGTCGCCGCACTCGCCGACGCCCAGCTGACCACCGGGACCGGGCGCCCCTACGACGTGGCGGCCGTCAAGTGGGTCGGCTACACCTACAAGATCCCAGCACAGGTCCCGTTCCGGGACGGGGAGATCTGCGTCAACCAGGCAGCCCAGATCCTGGGCATCACCGCGGACGCCGTCTATTACTGGCTCACCCATGGGCGCCTTCATGCCCGCAAGGATGACGGCGGACGCTGGTGCATTCCCTGGAACGACCAGGTCGAAGCCGCCTGCCGCCGCCAGATCGACACCTCCGGCCACCTCCCTCCCCGCCCCACGACACCGCCGCTGACCTTGCCCGGCGAGGTCAGCGTCCAGCACGGTGCCGCCCTCCTCGGTGTGGTCGAGCACGCCCTCTACTACTGGATCCGCTGCGGACGGCTGAGGGCCCGCAAGGACGTCGGGGGCCGCTGGTGCATTCCGTGGAATGACCAGGTCGAAGCCGCCTGCCGGGACTGGATCACCCACCCCGAGCAGTTCATTCCCACCGGGCGCCGCCCGCTGCCCGCCGAGGCCGCCCGCGCAGACGAGATCAGCATTCCCGAAGCAGCAGCCCGCCTCGGGGTCCTCGACGCGGCCGTGCGCTACCAGGTGCGTGTCGGGCGCCTGCCCGCCCACCGCACCCCCTCCGGCCGCATCGCCATCCCCTGGAACGACCAGGTCGAGGTCACACTCCGGGCTGATCTGGACCGGCCCAAACACCCCGGTCCCACCGGCCCCGGCAGCCACCCACTGCCCGACACCGCCACCGCGCGCGGCGAACTGAACGTCCAGCAGGTCGCCGCACGACTCGGCGTCCGTGCCGGCGCGGTCTACTACTGGATCGCCCGCGACAGCCTGGACGCCCACCGCGCCGCCGACGGCCGCCTGAGCATCCCCTGGACCAGCGACAACGAGGCCGTCTGCCGCCAACTCGCCGCCCAGACCATGAAATCCGCTCCCACAACCCGAACACTCACAGCAGGAGGGGCAGTATGA
- a CDS encoding DUF5372 family protein, which yields MTHPFHALAGRQLDILFVKRRGGALVFVCAYGVGRSVTLPQEWTDRGGEPGGDRLAVEGLSALRALVDALVSRGAGTDGGGS from the coding sequence GTGACCCACCCGTTCCATGCGCTGGCGGGCCGGCAGCTGGACATTCTGTTCGTCAAGCGCCGGGGTGGTGCGCTGGTCTTCGTTTGCGCGTACGGCGTGGGCCGGAGTGTGACGCTGCCGCAGGAGTGGACGGATCGCGGCGGGGAGCCGGGCGGGGACCGGCTCGCGGTCGAGGGGCTGAGTGCTCTTCGTGCGCTGGTGGATGCCCTGGTGAGCCGTGGTGCCGGCACGGACGGGGGCGGATCCTGA
- a CDS encoding IS256 family transposase: MPVSQNGLSSELLEELAALAAEKVRGEGLRLMGEGGLLPELAQHLMQSALEAEMDQHLADGVGRVGGRGSRSGGNTRNGYRSKKVMTEVGAVTVQIPRDRLGTFQPRLLPKYARRTGALDDLVISLTAKGLTSGEIVSHLAQTYGMTTTKETISTITDKALESMAEWRTRPLDAVYPVVFIDAVHVKIRDGHVANRPIYVAIAVTADGYREILGLWAGDGGEGAKYWQTVLTEIKNRGVRDVLMLVCDGLSALPDAVNAVWPRTVVQTCVVHLLRASLRYASRRDWADVARDLKPVYTAVNEDEARARLTDFDDKWGKRYPSIAGTWERAWSEFVPFLGLPDAIRQVVYTTNAIESLNARYRRAAQACGHFPNETAALKRLYLATLALDPTGRGRQRWNNRWKSALNEFDVLFDGRLTAGRV, from the coding sequence ATGCCGGTGTCGCAGAATGGTCTGTCCAGTGAGCTGCTGGAGGAGCTGGCCGCGCTCGCGGCCGAGAAGGTCCGCGGAGAGGGACTGCGGCTGATGGGCGAGGGCGGCCTGCTGCCCGAGCTCGCTCAGCACCTGATGCAGTCCGCGCTGGAAGCAGAGATGGACCAGCACCTGGCCGACGGGGTCGGCCGCGTCGGCGGGCGCGGGTCGCGCTCGGGCGGCAACACCCGCAACGGCTACCGGAGCAAGAAGGTGATGACGGAGGTCGGCGCCGTCACGGTGCAGATCCCGCGAGACCGTCTGGGCACCTTCCAGCCCCGGCTGCTGCCCAAGTACGCCCGCCGCACTGGTGCGTTGGACGACCTGGTGATCTCGCTGACCGCAAAGGGCCTGACCTCCGGCGAGATCGTCTCCCATCTCGCCCAGACGTACGGGATGACGACAACGAAGGAGACCATCTCCACGATCACCGACAAGGCCCTGGAATCGATGGCGGAATGGCGCACCCGCCCGCTCGACGCGGTCTACCCGGTCGTCTTCATCGATGCCGTGCACGTCAAGATCCGAGACGGTCATGTCGCCAACCGGCCCATCTACGTGGCCATCGCGGTCACCGCCGACGGCTACCGCGAGATCCTCGGCCTGTGGGCCGGCGACGGCGGCGAGGGCGCCAAGTACTGGCAGACGGTGCTCACCGAGATCAAGAACAGAGGCGTCCGTGATGTGCTGATGCTGGTCTGCGACGGGCTCAGCGCCCTGCCCGACGCGGTGAACGCCGTCTGGCCCCGGACTGTGGTGCAGACTTGCGTGGTTCATCTCCTGCGCGCGAGTCTGCGGTATGCCTCACGCCGCGACTGGGCCGACGTCGCACGCGACCTCAAGCCCGTCTACACCGCTGTCAACGAGGACGAGGCCCGGGCACGGCTGACCGACTTCGACGACAAGTGGGGCAAGCGCTATCCGTCGATCGCCGGGACCTGGGAGCGGGCCTGGAGCGAATTCGTGCCCTTCCTCGGTCTGCCCGACGCGATCCGGCAGGTCGTCTACACCACGAACGCGATCGAGTCCCTCAACGCCCGCTACCGGCGCGCGGCCCAGGCCTGCGGACACTTCCCCAACGAGACCGCCGCCTTGAAACGCCTCTACCTCGCCACCCTCGCACTCGACCCCACCGGCCGCGGCCGCCAGCGCTGGAACAACCGCTGGAAAAGCGCTTTGAACGAGTTCGACGTTCTCTTCGACGGCCGCCTTACCGCCGGACGAGTGTAG
- a CDS encoding ParB/RepB/Spo0J family partition protein, with protein sequence MTRSKPQRVTRGFSVDDDGGDTGTPAPRRIRTRQQIINGEGKRPPAKVELALLAHNPYNPREELTNIEETADSLRAKGQIQPVTVARRAAFLTAHPGQEDTLGEAEYVVIDGNRRLAAAHLAGLEELRIDVNDDLAASAADLLESALIANIHREDVAPIDQAKAIQELTQVHGSQGEVARRLGKTPAWVSQRLALLELTPELQEKVEAGELKVEPARRIGRLPKEEQQAEAEMAISAVKAPRQRRRNPAGEASDALAVNAVDTPGGPAGSDSDATETVNAVNTSVQDAGPVGAADTGMDTSTQGEGGQPRRLPYDDAFYIVQHLHVKMTTENFVQGARFWMDVLRQQHPDAYGALLQELSQQEQPA encoded by the coding sequence ATGACGCGTTCCAAGCCGCAGCGGGTCACCCGCGGCTTCAGCGTGGATGATGACGGAGGAGACACCGGTACGCCGGCCCCGCGTCGCATCCGTACCCGGCAGCAGATCATCAACGGTGAGGGCAAGCGGCCGCCGGCCAAGGTGGAGCTCGCACTGCTCGCGCACAACCCGTACAACCCGCGCGAAGAGCTCACCAACATTGAAGAGACCGCGGATTCCTTGCGGGCCAAGGGACAGATCCAGCCGGTGACAGTGGCCCGGCGAGCTGCCTTCCTGACGGCGCACCCCGGGCAGGAAGACACGCTGGGCGAGGCCGAATACGTCGTCATCGACGGCAACCGGCGTCTGGCTGCCGCCCATCTCGCCGGCCTGGAAGAGCTACGTATTGACGTCAACGACGATCTCGCAGCAAGTGCGGCGGACCTCCTGGAGTCCGCGCTGATCGCCAACATCCACCGCGAGGATGTGGCCCCCATAGACCAGGCGAAAGCGATCCAGGAACTGACGCAGGTCCACGGATCGCAGGGTGAGGTAGCCAGGAGGCTGGGGAAGACCCCGGCATGGGTGTCGCAGCGCCTGGCGCTCCTGGAGCTCACGCCAGAGCTGCAGGAGAAGGTCGAGGCGGGCGAGTTGAAGGTGGAGCCTGCCCGTCGGATCGGTCGGCTTCCGAAGGAGGAGCAGCAGGCTGAGGCAGAGATGGCCATTAGTGCGGTTAAGGCTCCGCGTCAACGGCGCCGCAACCCTGCGGGCGAAGCCAGCGACGCCCTTGCCGTTAACGCCGTTGATACCCCTGGCGGTCCGGCCGGGTCGGACTCGGACGCCACGGAGACCGTTAACGCCGTTAATACCTCTGTCCAAGACGCTGGTCCGGTGGGTGCCGCCGACACCGGAATGGACACGTCGACGCAGGGTGAAGGTGGCCAGCCGCGCCGGCTGCCGTACGACGACGCCTTCTACATCGTCCAGCACCTGCACGTGAAGATGACCACCGAGAACTTCGTCCAAGGTGCGCGCTTCTGGATGGACGTTCTACGCCAGCAGCACCCCGACGCCTACGGGGCACTGCTGCAGGAGCTGTCCCAGCAGGAGCAACCAGCCTGA
- a CDS encoding ParA family protein produces the protein MSIPSPRGEREKLITSLTPQLRRHLKIRAFEHGMDIQDATEHAINAWYSADGLPEVKTDGAKTWGTFLPVGEPDKFKATCTERGVTYVQGLAQALTLWLDNHPSPTAPLVAQPVVRVIVANQKGGVGKTFISSGIAQALAEAGHRVLLVDYDPQGHLTAELGFEDLMYEDDVETLMMHMDGTARGDIHDLLVALDQKVFGNRLHLLPASDDAFLRDVALSKVSFSEAALERALEPLEADYDVIIIDGPPSLGLNMDTALYYVRRRDGELADRSGVITPVWANKASHRAFRLLKSQKDDLCRKGRIQVDYLGLVVNAYDSRRGKLVQENKDQWEKSSSPGVLAVIGDLKEGREAADGEIPLLEYAPDSEHAQVMRDLAKELAV, from the coding sequence ATGAGCATCCCCAGCCCTCGTGGGGAGCGAGAGAAGCTAATTACATCCCTCACTCCTCAGCTGCGCAGACACCTGAAAATCCGTGCCTTTGAGCACGGAATGGACATCCAGGACGCGACCGAGCACGCCATCAACGCCTGGTACTCGGCGGACGGTCTCCCCGAGGTCAAGACCGACGGTGCGAAGACGTGGGGGACATTCCTCCCGGTCGGCGAACCAGACAAGTTCAAGGCCACTTGCACCGAGCGCGGCGTCACCTATGTGCAGGGGCTCGCGCAGGCTCTGACCTTGTGGCTCGACAACCACCCCTCCCCCACAGCCCCGTTGGTGGCACAGCCAGTCGTGCGGGTCATAGTGGCCAACCAGAAGGGCGGCGTCGGCAAGACGTTCATCTCCTCCGGCATCGCCCAGGCCCTCGCGGAGGCCGGCCACCGCGTACTGCTTGTCGACTACGACCCGCAGGGACACCTCACGGCCGAGCTCGGCTTCGAAGACCTCATGTACGAGGACGACGTCGAGACGCTGATGATGCACATGGACGGCACCGCCAGGGGCGACATACACGATCTGTTGGTCGCCCTGGATCAGAAGGTCTTCGGCAATCGGCTGCATCTGCTTCCCGCCTCCGACGACGCGTTCCTGCGCGATGTCGCCCTGTCGAAGGTCAGCTTCAGTGAAGCGGCGCTGGAGCGGGCGCTGGAGCCGTTGGAGGCCGACTACGACGTCATCATCATCGACGGGCCTCCCAGCCTGGGGCTGAACATGGACACCGCGTTGTACTACGTACGCCGCCGTGACGGAGAGCTCGCCGACCGGTCCGGCGTCATCACCCCGGTGTGGGCCAACAAGGCGTCTCACCGGGCGTTCCGGCTCCTGAAGTCGCAGAAGGACGACCTGTGCCGCAAGGGCCGCATCCAGGTCGACTACCTGGGACTGGTCGTCAACGCCTACGACAGCCGCCGCGGCAAGCTGGTCCAGGAGAACAAGGACCAGTGGGAGAAGAGCAGTTCGCCAGGGGTCCTGGCGGTGATCGGTGACTTGAAGGAAGGGCGCGAGGCAGCGGACGGCGAGATCCCTCTGCTCGAGTACGCGCCCGACAGTGAACATGCGCAGGTAATGCGCGACCTGGCGAAGGAGCTTGCCGTATGA
- a CDS encoding transposase, with the protein MARIVERLVPDELWELFQRVVPEAPSRPQGGGRRRHGDREVLAAIVFVATSGCTWQQLPTASFGPSGATAHRRFTEWTKARVWAKLHRLVLDELGSRGELDWSRCAIDSVNILSSAELPSPRATKCELTREDVARHSEKACH; encoded by the coding sequence GTGGCGAGGATCGTTGAGCGGCTGGTGCCGGATGAGTTGTGGGAGCTGTTCCAGCGGGTGGTGCCGGAGGCGCCATCGCGGCCCCAGGGTGGCGGCCGGCGTCGGCACGGCGACCGCGAAGTGCTGGCCGCAATCGTCTTCGTGGCGACATCAGGCTGCACGTGGCAGCAGTTGCCGACCGCGTCGTTCGGGCCGTCCGGAGCGACGGCTCACCGGCGATTCACCGAGTGGACGAAGGCCCGGGTGTGGGCCAAACTCCACCGTCTGGTCCTCGACGAACTCGGATCCCGCGGCGAGTTGGACTGGTCCCGGTGCGCGATCGACTCGGTCAACATCCTGAGTTCCGCAGAACTCCCGTCACCTAGAGCTACAAAATGTGAGCTGACCAGGGAGGATGTGGCGAGGCATAGCGAGAAGGCGTGTCACTAG